The Chlamydia poikilotherma DNA segment TCCACTAAATGAAACTAAATTATCATTCAGGGCAATCTTTCGGCTATCTTCCGGATAAATCAATTTTAAGTTTACTAAATGCTCTAGCTGATGGCTAAAACTGACCCGGGCTTTCTTGGCGACCAAAAAATTCTGAACGGCAATCACACCGAAGATTACACCAAATAGAAGGAAAAAAAATACCGTAGGAAAATTTTTTTTCGATTCGGGCTTCATTTTTTTATCTTTAGACATAAACTACACAACTAAGCTAATCAATCAGACAGGTAATTATTTAATATAGCATATTTTTATTATTTTGTTTATAAAACCTAGTTATAAAATAAAAAAAATATGAAACACTGTATATACAATGACCTACTACTCATCATCTTCCAATATACAATGAGAATCATCATTATATACTTTCTATTCTATCATTACTACCCCAGCTTTTACGATCACTCTTTTATCTCGAAGTCGCATTTGCGCTGGCAAATTACGACGTAAATGATCATAAATCATTTGCAAGAAATGCCTTGAGACAACTACTCCAGCCCTAAGAAAAAATTCCTTACAAACCCATTTTGCTAAAAAAACTTGTTCCATCAATGCTTTAGGAATCTCAATAGACCATATTGCGTTTTCTTTTTGTATATTTTCAAGAAATGGCTCAGCTTGCAGTTTCATATAACATGAAAGTTCTTCAGAATCTTGAGCTAATGTCAATAAAGGCTGTGTAATATTCTTACCAAAAATCTCTTCTAACCAAGGGAATATCTTCTTACGCATTCTGGCACGCAAATAGCGCTCATCTGTATTGGTTACATCTTGAATGTAAGAAATATTTTCTTCCTCTAAAGCATTCACTAAAACTTGTTTAGGGATATGCAATAAGGGCCTAAAAAGTGGGATATCTTCGTAATATGTCTCTTGAATCATGCCTTTTAAATTACTTAAGGATGCCCCTTCCAATAAACGTTTTAACACAGTTTCAGCTTGATCATTAGCATGATGTGCTAAAAATATCCCCGATAAATTTTCTTCCTTACATATCTTATGAAACAATGCATAACGATAACGACGCGCAGCATTTTCTGGATCTTTCGAAGTTCTACATTCGGAAGGAACATGGTCTACAACAATAGGAATCCCTGCTTCCTCACATCTAATTTTAAGTTCTTCGGCCTCACAATAGGAAGATTCTCTCCATCCATAATCTACATGGACTGCGATAAAAGAGACCCTTCGAGACTTAAGGAGATATGAAAGAAATAGTGAATCACTTCCTCCTGACAGAGCAAGTAAGTAGCTTTTTTTCATATCTAAAGCAGAAAAAAAAACTTCTAATCGCTTATCATTTCTGAGTAGACAAGATAACATAATCTAAATACATGTCCGTGTAAATTCATTACAAATAAGTTAAGGCTTATTGACTTGAAGAAATATTGTCACAATATCCTTAAACTTGAAGAACTCCTGATACCAGGTATGCTATGCCTATTTTATGGAAAGTCTTAATTTTCCGTTATTTAAAAACCGTTACTTTTTGTACGCTTAGTCTTATCTGTATTTCTATCATTAGTTCTCTTCAAGAAATCGTCAGTTATATAGCAAAGGACGTTCCCTATCCGACAGTTTTGCGGCTAACAGCTTATCAGATTCCCTACTTATTGCCTTTCATTCTTCCTATTTCTTGTTTTATTTCAGCTTTTGCGCTTTTTCGAGGTCTTTCCGACAATAACCAAATCACCTTCCTTAAGGCATCTGGAGCTTCTCAAGGAATTATTACCTTCCCTGTCCTCATGGTTTCCTGCGCTATATGTTGTATAAATTTTTATACATGTTCTGAACTCGCTTCTATTTGTCGATTTCAAACCTGTAAAGAAATTGCTAATATGGCGATGACTTCGCCAACACTTCTACTTCAGACTCTGCAGAAAAAAGAAAACAACCGTATTTTCATTACCGTTGATCATTGTGCAAAAAGTAAATTTGATAATGTGATCATTGCTTTAAAAAGAGATAAGGAAATTGCTAATGTAGGAATTATCAAAACTATTATCCCCGATGTAGCAAATGATACTGTACAAGCCAGGGATGTTGTGATGATTTCAAAGCTTCCTTCTACATTAACAGACCAACAATCTTCAAATTCTAAGGAATACTATATAGAAACTTTGGATGAGATGCTAATCCCTAAAATCACTTCAACATTATTCGCGGGAAAGTCTTACATGAAAACGCGAACAGATTATTTACCTTGGAAGCAACTTGTTAAACAATCATTCAGTCATGCTCATCTACCGGAAACCTTAAGAAGAATTGGTATAGGTTTGCTTTGCATCACATTGACATATTCGGGAATGGTCTTAGGGACCTATAAACCAAGATTTCGCAAATCTATAGCTCTCTATTGTATTTTTCCTGTGATGGATTTAATTTTATTAATAGTTGGCAAAAACACTACTACATTATTTCCTGCGCTTATGTTGTTTATTATACCACAGATAATCTCTTGGATAGTTTTTGCTATCCGTGCGTATCGAGAAAGCAGAGGCTATGCGTAGATTATGTATATTTGGAAACGTTATGTATTAACTAAATTTTGGTTATCTTTAATATCTTTAATAGTACTTGCCTTTGTTTTTTATGCCTCAATTCATCATTCTCTGCATGCTATCAAAGGAAATACAACCTCACTAGCTTCAGGTGCCTCTTTAAAACTTTCCATCCTATATTATCTATCCCAGATAGCTCTTAAAGCAGAATTTCTAATTCCTCAGCTCGTTGCTGTAGCCACAACAATTACATTATTTTCAATGCAAAACAAACGGGAGGTCCTTCTCCTTCAGGCATCAGGACTCTCATTGAAATCTCTAACAGCTCCTTTAATTCGTTCAAGCTTCATTATCACCTTACTTCTATATGCGAATTTTCAATGGTTGCATCCTATATGTGAAAAAATATCTACAACCAAAGAACATATGGATCGCGGAACATTAGACAAGGTACAAGATAAAGTTCCTGCTCTGTATCTTAAAGATCAAACAGTCTTATTGTATTCTTCTATTGAACAAAAAGCCCTAACTCTTAACAAAGTATTTTGGATTAAAAATCCAAAAACTATTTACACAATGGAAAAACTAGCGTTTACAACGCCATCCCTTCCTATTGGCCTTGATGTTATACGTTTTTCAGAAACAGAATCTGGTAATATGGAACTTAGTGAATTCTCAGATATGAAAGAATTTCCTGAGATTGAATTTGGATTCTATGATAATCCTTTTTCTAAGATTTTCACAGCAGGAGGGAAAAATCGCCTTTCGGAATCTTTCCGAGCGATTCCTTGGAATGCTACAGGATTAGGACTATCAACAACTATTCCCCAGCGTATTTTATCTTTGTTATCTACATTTTATTATATGTTGATTTCGCCTTTAGCTTGTATATCAGCAATGATTATCTCTGCTTATCTTTGTCTAAGATTCAGTCGTGTATCTACAGTAACTCTTGCTTATTTTGTTCCCCTAGGTACAATAAATACCTTTTTCGTCTTTTTAAAAGCAGGGATGGTATTATCTAATAGCAGTGTTTTGCCAATATTACCTGTAATGTTATTCCCTCTGCTAGCTTTAGCGATATTTACAAACTATGCTTATGCTAAACTTCAGTAATTTCGTTGAGATAACCTGAGAAATCCCATTTCTCTAAATCATAACTAAAGAAGGATTTGAGATTAGACAAGTTTTGTCTATTTTTCCTCAAACAATTGAGAAATTTACTCATTAGTTCTACATGATTTACAAATATCAAACGGTCTCTAGCTACTAAAGTAGGTGCAAGAACTTTTACCATGAGTAATTTTAGTCTATGCTCATCCCACGAATCTTCTCCAGCAAAGAAAGTAAATCCTGCGATGAATATCGATGCGTAATCCAAACCATCTTTAGACATAACTATAAGGTTATTTGGATCTATAATTTCTATAAACTTAAAGACAAGCAGATAAGAAATGATATGCAGAAGTAATAGCTTATCATTTTTAAATAAGATCTTTTTCTTAGAGAAAAAAGTATCTTTCAAAACAGATAAACTGTTGTCTAGAAATTCATGAATTTCCCCTTTAGATATATTAGGGAGAGAAAAAATAGATAAAGATCCCGATTTATTGAATTCTTCTTTCAATACCGAAAAGAATCCAAAAAAAGTTTCTTGCTCTCCGTGCACTCTTTCTATGCTTTTCAGAAGATCTTCGGGTTCTGGAAATGAAAATATGAACGTTCTATCGATTCTATCTAAGCTCTCTTCTATCACACGACTCCGCGCACGATCTTTCCTAGATAAACGATTCTGTATATTTAAAATGAAGGTAGTATCTCCTAAATCTGCTTTAGCGTTAAGAAATCCTATAAATTCTTCATTACAATTAGCGTACAATATGGAACTTTGCGTTATGGGACTCGGAGATCGTATAACTGTTATCGATTTATCTCCTAATTTTAAAGTGCCTTCCATTCCAGGAAACATACCTAAAACAATAGGATCAAATACTGAGGAATTCGGATCGAGCATTCTGTCTATAGCTTTAAATAATGGCCCATTTGGATACTTAGAAAGCAATCGATATAACTCCTCATATACCTCAGAAACATATTGTCCCGAAGACAAACGTTTTTTATCCCCCTCTAATTGCAATTTCGTATGTATATGAAAATATAAATACCGAGCAGCTTCTGTAAACACGAGTTTACCCTCAAAGATTCCACTACTTAATGCTGACATTAACGTATGAGAATGTCGATAATGCATCTGATCATGAGTATTATTACTCAAAGCCTTCCAGGCATCTCTAAGGAAATAGAGAAAATCATTGAAATAATGGATATTATCTTTTTTAGGATTATTAGAAACTAGAGTGGCCTCATATCTAGAAAAGAACAATCCCATAACAGCATTATGTATCTTTTCCGTAGATTCTGTTTCTAAATCACTCAGAGCCTTTTGATAGAATAACCGTATAGGCATATCATGGGTAAATACTAATGAAGAAGCTAGATTGTGGAGTTCTTGACTATTCCATAAAAGCGTTTTTGTTAAAGGATCGCCTTCATGAGCTGTTTCGTGGATTTTTCCCTGCTTACAAATAAGCCGAGTGAGGGTATCAGTATAGAAACGCTTATTTTCTTCATCAGACATATAGAAAAGTTCATAAGAACGATCTCGTTTAACCTCTACTAGGTTATTTAAGAAACGCTCTTCCTGATGCATGTCTTCCAATTCTCGTTCTACCAAATCCTCTTCTTCTTCCTCTTCCTCCTTGATGATTTTTCGGCTAAGATTTGCTTGAGTCTTACTATAGACCTTACTTAACTCGGAATAGTCGTGAACTAAGCTCTGGTATAGCTCTCTCTCTCGACTCTCTAAAAACGAAAATACATTTTGTACACCGGCAATAAGGAAATTAGATTCTTGTAACGCCTTATTCGCCTCGCTTCTTGGTAAAGAACCTGCTTTCTTGAGATAATCTTCTATATTCTTCAAGGCTTGCTTCATTTCACCGACATGATGATCAACAGAAAACATGTCATCCAGTTTAGCGTTCTCTATAAAAGATGATGGGGAACTATAAGAAATCTTTTTTAATTTCTCTAAATGCTCCAATGCTTTTTCAAAATTATAACAAGATCTTCTCATATTCCCCCATAAAGGAATCAAAAAATTAGATTATTATCTGACAATCGTTTTATTAGTTTATTATAAAAATAATTTAACTATCAATTAATTTTATAAGACAAATAAAACTATAATTAATAAAACGCTGAATCAAAGAAATTAAAAACAAATAAAAATAAAAGAAGATAAAAACTAGGTGATAGAAGCTCGAATAAGCTAAAGGACTGATACCTAAAAAGAAACGGAAGAAGAGGGATTCGAACCCCCGGACCCTTTCAGGTCTCCTGTTTTCAAGACAGGTGCATTAAACCGCTCTGCCATTCTTCCTTAAGAAAATTGCTGTAAAAACCTTAGGTCGTTTTCACAAAAAAGACGGATATCAGAAATTCCATGTTTTAACATGGCCAATCTTTCAATACCCATGCCAACAGCATACCCTGTATAGATCTCAGGATCAACACCGCTGTTACGCAAAACTTGAGGATGTATCATACCAGCTCCGGCCACTTCCAGCCAACCAGTATGTTTGCATAAGGCACATCCTAATCCTTGACATTCACAAGAAACGTCAACTTCTATTCCAGGCTCAACAAAAGGAAAGTAGCTGTGACGTAAGCGCAACTCTATTTTCCTTTCAAAAAATGTATGGTAAAACTCGGTCAACATCCCTGTCAAGTCAGAAAGTGTTACATTATAATTAACGTAGAAGGCCTCTACCTGATGGAAAATAACATGTGAACGTGCCGAAATATCTTCATTACGAAAACACAAGCCTGGAGCTACAACTTTAATAGGCGACTGGGCTTTACTAAGTTCTCTAACTTGAACATTAGACGTATGCGTGCGCAACACGGTTTTAGCATCGAGATAAAAGGTATCGTGCATTTGTCTAGCTGGGTGATCCTCTTCGAAATTCAGTAAAGAAAAGTTGTTTTCTTCACTCTCAATATTCGGAGCCTCGCGAACACAAAATCCTAAATGAACAAAGATATCCACAACATCGTCTAAAACTTTTTTAACAATGTGCTTGCCTCCAGGACACGAAGGTTCACCTGGTAATGTAACATCGATCTTTTCTTTGAGAAATTCTATAGATTCTTCTTCTAGGAAAATAGAGTGACTTTTATCTCGGATTAAATCCTCAATATAAGTTTTGCAATCATTTATGGAAGCACCCACTAGAGCCTTTTGATCTGGAGGACACTCCCTTAATTTATCTGCAAAAGAACGAAAAAAACCTTTCTTTCCAAAATAGCGAACCCTTAGCTCGAAAAGATCTTTTGAAGAGTTAACTTGATTTAATTCAGTACAAAATTGTTGCTTTGTAGCTTCAAGCTCCTCTCGAATCGTCATGAGATTAGTTTCCTAAACAATTGCCTCTAAAGCTTTTTTTGCTTGATTGGCTACTTCTGTAAAACCCATTGGATTATGAATAGCCATTTCGGATAGCATTTTTCTATTTAAATCAATCCCAGCACATTTTAAGCCATTAATTAAACGACTATAGGATAGACCGTTTATTCTAGAGGCCACGTTAAGACGAGCTATCCAAAGACTACGGAAATCGCCTTTACGATCTTTTCTATGCATATAATTGAATGCCATAGCTCTCATTACAGAGGATCGGCTTTGACGAAAGTGGCCTTTTCTATCTCCCCAAAAACCTTTCGCTTGTTTCAATATACGCTTACGACGGCGTCTGGAAGCTACTGAACCTGTTGCTCTCACCATAATAAAATCCTTTTATCCTTAAACAACCATCATTCGCTTATACATTCCTACCTGACCCTTATCTACTAAAGGTTGCTTAGATAGGTTGCGTTTTTCTTGCGAAGATTTTTTTGATAACTTATGCCTCTTCCCTGGGCGGGTTCTTTTTAACTGACCAGAACCTGTCAACTTAAAACGCGCCGCAACGGACTTATTGCTTTTCATCTTGGGCATTGATTTTGTCCTGCTTTTTCTTAGTTTTTACCGCTCCTGGAGCCATTACGCAAATTAAGGAACGGCCGTTTAATTTTGGCTCAGATTCTATGAATCCTACGTCTTCGAGACCTTGACTCATCTTTTGCACAACTTTGTGCCCATGTTCTGGGTAAGCAAGTTCACGACCTCGGAACATACATGTAATTTTTACTTTATTTCCTTTTTCAATAAAAGCTCTAGCCTGCTTTAACTTTGTGGAAAAGTCATTCTCGTCAATATTTGGCTTTAACTTGACTTCCTTAATACGCACTTGATGCTGAGCTTTCTTAGAATCTTTCTCTTTCTTCGTTAGATCATAGCGATACTTGCCGTAATCCATGATTTTACATACGGGGGGTTCGCTATTTGAAGCAACTTCCACAAGATCTAAATCAGCTTCTCTAGCCAAATCTAGGGCATCTTTGGTATTCAATATGCCTAATTGTTCACCAGAAGAACCTATAAGGCGGACCTTAGGAGCTCGTATCTGTCTATTAATTTTTAAATTTAATGCCACACTCTATCCCGATTACTCGTTAACACGATTCTTTAAATGATCAGAGGCCAGTACCTTGCCACGGGAAAAATCCATAGAAATAATCTTCCCCTTACCTAGACAAGAAAGCTAAGATCTTAGAGTATCCATAAAAGAAAAGCAATTGAAATCCCATTCTCTGGTACTTTATCCAGCAACTTTTTATCGCTTTATTTAGAAATTTTTAATTTTTTCAAAACTTATCTTTACAACGCTTTTAATAAAAATTGCTCTAGGAGCAAATTGGAAGGCATCATTTTTTGTTGCATTTAAAACTTTCTAAAATATAACCTTAATGCTTTCTCACTTCGCATCTTTCTATACTAAGTTCTTAATTTGGCAAACTGAAAGTGTATTTTTATAACTAATAAATGATCGTTGTTTTGGTGTCATAATGTCTACGCTGACCCCTGAAAGCTCCTTAGGGTCTTACGTCAAGATTTCTCGTCCCCTCCCCAAACAAAAAATGCGGGAGATTGTGCTACAGATCCTTTATGCCTTAGGTATGGATCCCACATCTGAAGAAAGTCTTGTTCCTCTTTTAATGTCCGAGACGGCTGTGACTCAAAAACACGCTTCCTCTGCTTTAAGTTTTTCAAAAGAAATCCTTGCGAAATCTCCTGAATTGGATTTATTAATTGCTCAAACGGTTAAAAATGCTTCTTTTGAGAAATTGACTTTGATGGAGAAAAATGTTTTGCGTTTAACGCTTTTCGAACATTTCCATGGTCAATCTATAAATACTGCTATTTTAATTGCTGAGGCAACAAGGCTAGTAAAAAAATTTGGCTATATTGAGGCTTGTACTTTTATCCACGCAGTTTTAAATGATATTTTTCGTTTACCTATACCGGAAACACATCCAGAAACTTCATTAGTATGTTGTTAGACCTAACTATATCTTAAACTTACCTGGAATCCTAAACGTGAAAGAATCTACTGTCATTCATTTTCCTTTCTCAGTTCGTCGTAGTGTTTGGTTAAATAAGTATTCTACATTTCGTATTGGAGGCCCTGCGAATTACTTCAAAGAGGTTCATTCAGCAAGTGAAGCACAGCAAGTTATTCAATTTTTACATAGTCAAAACCATCCCTTCATTATTGTAGGCAAAGGCTCTAATTGCTTATTCGACGATCAAGGATTTGATGGCTTTGTCTTATATAATAGTATTCAAGGAAAGGAATTTCTCTCAGAGACTACTATTAAAGTGTATTCGGGGATGTCTTTTTCTTTTCTAGGAAAAACCCTCGCCACATCAGGATATTCGGGACTAGAATTTGCCGTAGGCATTCCTGGATCTGTTGGTGGTGCAGTATTTATGAATGCTGGTATCGGCAATCAAGATACAGCCTCAATAATTGAAAGCGTTGAAGCAATTAATTCTAATGGAGAAATCGTTTCATACCAAAGGGAAGAACTAGAATTCGGTTATCGAAAATCACGTTTTCAAAATCATAACGAATTTATCTTATCTGCAACCTTCCGTATATCAAAAAACACTTCGTCAGTGCAAATAGCTAAAGACCTACTTCAAAATAGACTACTCTCTCAGCCTTACCAACAACCCTCTGCTGGATGTATTTTCCGTAATCCTCCAGGAAACTCTGCTGGCAAGCTAATAGATGAAGCGGGTTTAAAAGGCTTTTCTTTAGGAGGAGCACAAATATCTTCGAAGCATGCAAATTTTATTGTGAATACGGGGAGAGCCACTTCTTACGAAGTTAAGGAGCTTATCCAGATGGTTCGAGATAAATTAAAATCTCAGGGAATTAGCTTAGAAGAGGAAATCCGTATTATTCCCTATCGTCTACCTTAAGAGAGCGGAAGATTAGGAGTCTTGGAGCTTTATTTCTATTCATAATATAGAAAGATCCTACTTCCCATAATTTAGAATCTAATCCACATGCAAGTCTCTCAACAGAGACCATCTCATTCTCTCCCTCTTCATGACCAGGATAACATACGACTGTAATCACACCTTGAGGTGCCACTAAATCAAGTGCCCTTTGAACACTAACAAGAGTTGATGTCTCTAAAGTAGTAAGACTCTTATCACCGTTGGGAAGATAGCCTAAATTATAGTGAAATAATTTAGCACCCGCTTCATTGATATATTCATGAGACATCTCTTTAAACTCTATAATAGATCTTTCTTCAAAAGAGAGAGAACTGGAACATAAAAGAGAAGCCTTGTCCAAGGCTTCTCTTTGTACATCATAGGCTACAAGTTTTCCTTTCCCTTTTAATAGTCTAGCTAAGATCAAGCAGTCTTTACCATTACCACAAGTGGCATCAACAACAGTATCTCCAGGATTAAGAACCTTTTGAAAAATTTCATGAGATAACCGAACAACATTTCCTTGAACTAATCCTATTCCTTTAAACATCAATAAGCCTATTGCAAAGATACTCTTTTCTCGATAACATTATTCTCAAGTTCGGGGTATTAGCTCAGTTGGTTAGAGCGTCACGTTGACATCGTGAAGGTCAGCTGTTCAAGTCAGCTATATCCCAACTTTCCTTACAAATTCCGTATAAAAAATTTCTTGTCCCTTCGATCTCCATAACCTTTCAAACCAAGAATCTCCATAGTTATCCAGTACCCTACAATAATAAGGATCTTCCATCGCAGGAAATAAATGCTGTCTCATGATCTTGATAGCTTCAAGAAGATAGTTTTTATCGTCTGTAGCAAGAATCAAAATTCCAGACTCTGTCAATACTCTAACAACATCATTCATGAACTCATCTTGAAATAAACGATGCTTACGATGACGAAACTTGGGCCATGGATCAGGGAAGTTAACAACTATACGTTGTACAACCTCATTTTTAAGATAGTGACGAAAGAATGTTTGTGCTTCCCCACAAACAATCCGCAAATTACTGACCTGAAAATTACGCATTTTCGACCAAATTTTCCGCACCCTATCAAATCGTTTTTCGACAGCTATCCAATTCGTATTTGGCATATTTTGAGCTTGAGAAACTACCCAATCACCATTGCCTGAGCAAAGCTCACAAGAAATGGGATTGTTATTCTTAAAAAACTTTTCCCACGATGGCATAATGAACTGATCGTGTTTAAAATAATGCTCGGGAATATAGAGAACATCATCCTTTATTTCGGTACTACGTTCTTCCCAAAAAAAAGGAACTTTTAAATCTTGAGGTTTCATTTAGAAATAATAATAAGAACTTATATCTCAGGAAATTATAAAAGCTATCTTAGTTTTCTCTAAGGATTTTCTTTTCAAGAAAAAAGGATTGAAAATGACTTCTAAATATAGAAAAACGACTTTCAGAGATTACTGAAAGTCGCCAAGACATCTAAAAAACTATTTTAAATAGAAATTACCAGTTCAAATTTGCAGAAGTTTGGTATTCCGTTACACGAGTCTCAAAAAAGTTTTTCTCTTTATTAAGATCTATAGTCTCACTCATCCAAGGGAATGGATTCTTAGAGTTATAAATAGGTTTCAAACCAATTCTTTCTAAACGACGATCAGCAATATGACGAACATAATCAATGAACATCGACGATTTTAATCCTAAAATACCTCGAGGCAAGCAGTCTCTAGCATATTCGATTTCTAGATCTACTGCCTGCTGAATAAGAGCCACAATTTCATCTTGAAGTTCTTGCGTCCATACCTCAGGATTCTCTTCTTTAATACCATTGATAAGATCAATACCGAAATTCAAATGAATAGTTTCATCTCGCAAGATGTACTGATATTGTTCTCCTATTCCTGTCATTTTGTTTTGGCGATGGAAAGAAAGAATCATGACAAAACCACTATAGAAGAAAATCCCTTCCATAATGATGTAATAGCCTACTAAATTCTTAATAAACTGACTTAATCCCTCTACAGAATCTGTTGAGAAATTGGGATCTAAAACATCTCCCGTTAAGGTCATTTGGAAATCATCCTTAGCCTTAATAGTTGCACGTTCATTATAAGCATTGAAAACTTCCGCCTCATCCAACCCTAAGGATTCACAAATATAAAGAAAAGTATGCGTATGCACTGCCTCTTCAAATGCTTGTCTCAATAAATATTGACGTGCTTCAGGGTTTGTAATGTGCTTGAAAATAGCCAATACAATGTTATTTCCTACTAAACTCTCTGCTGTACTGAAAAATCCTAGATTTAAGAGAATTACTCGACGCTCATCTTCGGAAAGATCTTTAGATTTCCATAATTCGATATCACGAGCCATCGGGACTTCTGTCGGCAGCCAGTTATTCGCGCACCCATTTAAGTAATGTTCCCACGCCCATTTATACTTAATTGGGACTAACTGATTCACATCTACCTGATTACAATTAACCAAGCGTTTACTAGTTAATTGGACACGTTTTGATTTACCGTCTAAAATATCTGCTTCCATTATTTCCATCCTTCTCTTTTGTATTACTGGCAAGATTCACAACCTTCTTCGAGAGAGCAGACGGGTGTTTCGTTAGTTCTTTCTACGACAATACTCGTAGAAGCTGACTTATTCTTCATCCATCGAGGTTGAATTCCTCGTTTATTGATATCAGTAAACGATTTCTCTACAGAGGTAGCTGCGGAGGATCTTAAGTAATACGT contains these protein-coding regions:
- the tilS gene encoding tRNA lysidine(34) synthetase TilS is translated as MLSCLLRNDKRLEVFFSALDMKKSYLLALSGGSDSLFLSYLLKSRRVSFIAVHVDYGWRESSYCEAEELKIRCEEAGIPIVVDHVPSECRTSKDPENAARRYRYALFHKICKEENLSGIFLAHHANDQAETVLKRLLEGASLSNLKGMIQETYYEDIPLFRPLLHIPKQVLVNALEEENISYIQDVTNTDERYLRARMRKKIFPWLEEIFGKNITQPLLTLAQDSEELSCYMKLQAEPFLENIQKENAIWSIEIPKALMEQVFLAKWVCKEFFLRAGVVVSRHFLQMIYDHLRRNLPAQMRLRDKRVIVKAGVVMIE
- a CDS encoding LptF/LptG family permease, which gives rise to MPILWKVLIFRYLKTVTFCTLSLICISIISSLQEIVSYIAKDVPYPTVLRLTAYQIPYLLPFILPISCFISAFALFRGLSDNNQITFLKASGASQGIITFPVLMVSCAICCINFYTCSELASICRFQTCKEIANMAMTSPTLLLQTLQKKENNRIFITVDHCAKSKFDNVIIALKRDKEIANVGIIKTIIPDVANDTVQARDVVMISKLPSTLTDQQSSNSKEYYIETLDEMLIPKITSTLFAGKSYMKTRTDYLPWKQLVKQSFSHAHLPETLRRIGIGLLCITLTYSGMVLGTYKPRFRKSIALYCIFPVMDLILLIVGKNTTTLFPALMLFIIPQIISWIVFAIRAYRESRGYA
- a CDS encoding LptF/LptG family permease, coding for MYIWKRYVLTKFWLSLISLIVLAFVFYASIHHSLHAIKGNTTSLASGASLKLSILYYLSQIALKAEFLIPQLVAVATTITLFSMQNKREVLLLQASGLSLKSLTAPLIRSSFIITLLLYANFQWLHPICEKISTTKEHMDRGTLDKVQDKVPALYLKDQTVLLYSSIEQKALTLNKVFWIKNPKTIYTMEKLAFTTPSLPIGLDVIRFSETESGNMELSEFSDMKEFPEIEFGFYDNPFSKIFTAGGKNRLSESFRAIPWNATGLGLSTTIPQRILSLLSTFYYMLISPLACISAMIISAYLCLRFSRVSTVTLAYFVPLGTINTFFVFLKAGMVLSNSSVLPILPVMLFPLLALAIFTNYAYAKLQ
- a CDS encoding calcium-binding protein, whose protein sequence is MRRSCYNFEKALEHLEKLKKISYSSPSSFIENAKLDDMFSVDHHVGEMKQALKNIEDYLKKAGSLPRSEANKALQESNFLIAGVQNVFSFLESRERELYQSLVHDYSELSKVYSKTQANLSRKIIKEEEEEEEDLVERELEDMHQEERFLNNLVEVKRDRSYELFYMSDEENKRFYTDTLTRLICKQGKIHETAHEGDPLTKTLLWNSQELHNLASSLVFTHDMPIRLFYQKALSDLETESTEKIHNAVMGLFFSRYEATLVSNNPKKDNIHYFNDFLYFLRDAWKALSNNTHDQMHYRHSHTLMSALSSGIFEGKLVFTEAARYLYFHIHTKLQLEGDKKRLSSGQYVSEVYEELYRLLSKYPNGPLFKAIDRMLDPNSSVFDPIVLGMFPGMEGTLKLGDKSITVIRSPSPITQSSILYANCNEEFIGFLNAKADLGDTTFILNIQNRLSRKDRARSRVIEESLDRIDRTFIFSFPEPEDLLKSIERVHGEQETFFGFFSVLKEEFNKSGSLSIFSLPNISKGEIHEFLDNSLSVLKDTFFSKKKILFKNDKLLLLHIISYLLVFKFIEIIDPNNLIVMSKDGLDYASIFIAGFTFFAGEDSWDEHRLKLLMVKVLAPTLVARDRLIFVNHVELMSKFLNCLRKNRQNLSNLKSFFSYDLEKWDFSGYLNEITEV
- the pheS gene encoding phenylalanine--tRNA ligase subunit alpha, which encodes MTIREELEATKQQFCTELNQVNSSKDLFELRVRYFGKKGFFRSFADKLRECPPDQKALVGASINDCKTYIEDLIRDKSHSIFLEEESIEFLKEKIDVTLPGEPSCPGGKHIVKKVLDDVVDIFVHLGFCVREAPNIESEENNFSLLNFEEDHPARQMHDTFYLDAKTVLRTHTSNVQVRELSKAQSPIKVVAPGLCFRNEDISARSHVIFHQVEAFYVNYNVTLSDLTGMLTEFYHTFFERKIELRLRHSYFPFVEPGIEVDVSCECQGLGCALCKHTGWLEVAGAGMIHPQVLRNSGVDPEIYTGYAVGMGIERLAMLKHGISDIRLFCENDLRFLQQFS
- the rplT gene encoding 50S ribosomal protein L20 yields the protein MVRATGSVASRRRRKRILKQAKGFWGDRKGHFRQSRSSVMRAMAFNYMHRKDRKGDFRSLWIARLNVASRINGLSYSRLINGLKCAGIDLNRKMLSEMAIHNPMGFTEVANQAKKALEAIV
- the rpmI gene encoding 50S ribosomal protein L35 gives rise to the protein MPKMKSNKSVAARFKLTGSGQLKRTRPGKRHKLSKKSSQEKRNLSKQPLVDKGQVGMYKRMMVV
- the infC gene encoding translation initiation factor IF-3, whose amino-acid sequence is MALNLKINRQIRAPKVRLIGSSGEQLGILNTKDALDLAREADLDLVEVASNSEPPVCKIMDYGKYRYDLTKKEKDSKKAQHQVRIKEVKLKPNIDENDFSTKLKQARAFIEKGNKVKITCMFRGRELAYPEHGHKVVQKMSQGLEDVGFIESEPKLNGRSLICVMAPGAVKTKKKQDKINAQDEKQ
- the nusB gene encoding transcription antitermination factor NusB; translated protein: MSTLTPESSLGSYVKISRPLPKQKMREIVLQILYALGMDPTSEESLVPLLMSETAVTQKHASSALSFSKEILAKSPELDLLIAQTVKNASFEKLTLMEKNVLRLTLFEHFHGQSINTAILIAEATRLVKKFGYIEACTFIHAVLNDIFRLPIPETHPETSLVCC